Proteins from a single region of bacterium:
- the argG gene encoding argininosuccinate synthase translates to MNVQQIIKKIEAIETPPVKKAAIAYSGGLDSSLGVMLLRKKYGAEEIVAITVDVGQGEAEMRTSQEKAKVLGIEPIVIDAKQEFTQEWLRKAIQANSDYNGYPVSTSMTRQLVARDVAQLARDKGCDSIMEGSSGKGNDQYRMHNVFKLFAPELKVLVPVRDFDLTRGEEEQLCKAWGVPVTEGIAGGDDKTMWCRSIASGAVDLNQELPRDIWMWYCSPTEAPDKPARIELKFEGGVPVALNGKEISLEEIITELNLIGGANGVGKIDMCEDGIMDLKSREIYEAPAAHIVLKLHRDLEQFCLTKDEIQFKKMIDAKWAYLVYHGMWFHPLKKALDAFISETQSVVNGAYMVELYKGNIDIIFRESATSLFTPEIRSIKSRGFNQQMCADAAHIRGLPFEILARREGKG, encoded by the coding sequence ATGAATGTTCAACAGATCATCAAAAAGATAGAGGCAATTGAAACCCCGCCGGTGAAGAAGGCAGCCATCGCCTATTCTGGGGGGCTGGATTCATCCCTGGGGGTTATGTTATTAAGAAAGAAATATGGGGCCGAGGAGATTGTGGCCATTACCGTGGACGTTGGCCAGGGAGAGGCAGAGATGCGGACCAGCCAGGAAAAAGCCAAGGTGCTGGGCATTGAGCCGATTGTTATTGACGCTAAGCAAGAGTTCACTCAAGAATGGCTGAGGAAAGCTATTCAAGCTAATTCCGATTATAATGGTTATCCTGTCTCCACCTCTATGACCAGACAGCTTGTAGCCAGAGATGTAGCGCAATTGGCCAGAGATAAAGGCTGTGACTCTATTATGGAAGGCTCCAGTGGCAAAGGCAATGACCAGTACCGCATGCACAATGTCTTCAAGCTCTTTGCCCCGGAGTTAAAGGTGTTGGTCCCGGTAAGGGATTTTGATCTTACTAGGGGAGAAGAAGAGCAGTTATGTAAGGCCTGGGGCGTGCCGGTTACTGAAGGCATTGCTGGCGGTGATGACAAGACGATGTGGTGTCGGTCTATTGCCAGCGGGGCGGTTGATCTTAACCAGGAACTCCCGCGAGATATCTGGATGTGGTACTGTTCACCCACCGAAGCCCCGGACAAACCAGCCCGTATTGAACTTAAATTTGAAGGAGGTGTCCCGGTAGCTTTAAATGGAAAGGAAATATCCCTTGAGGAGATTATTACCGAGTTGAACCTCATCGGAGGCGCTAATGGCGTGGGCAAGATTGATATGTGTGAGGACGGCATTATGGATCTCAAGAGCCGGGAAATATATGAAGCCCCGGCGGCTCACATTGTCCTTAAACTCCATCGGGACCTCGAACAATTCTGCCTGACTAAAGATGAGATACAGTTCAAGAAAATGATCGATGCTAAGTGGGCTTATCTTGTTTATCACGGCATGTGGTTCCATCCCTTGAAGAAGGCGCTGGATGCCTTTATCTCTGAGACCCAGTCCGTGGTCAATGGCGCTTACATGGTGGAACTATACAAAGGTAACATTGACATCATCTTCCGGGAATCGGCTACTTCTCTATTCACCCCCGAGATTCGTTCCATCAAAAGTCGCGGATTCAATCAGCAAATGTGTGCTGACGCCGCCCATATTCGGGGCCTGCCCTTTGAGATCCTGGCCAGAAGAGAAGGTAAAGGATAG
- the rplM gene encoding 50S ribosomal protein L13 → MKTYQVKESEIERKWYIVDASDQILGRLACRIANTLRGKDKPIYTPHLDTGDYVVVINADKVVLTGKKAEQKVYHRYSGYPGGLKTISYSDLMAKNPTRIITMAVKGMLPKNKLGKAMLTKLKVYAGSEHPHQGQQPQALSW, encoded by the coding sequence ATGAAAACTTACCAGGTAAAAGAAAGTGAGATTGAACGGAAATGGTATATAGTTGACGCCAGTGATCAGATATTGGGGCGATTAGCATGCCGAATAGCCAATACACTGCGGGGGAAAGATAAGCCTATTTATACCCCTCATTTAGATACGGGAGATTATGTGGTAGTCATCAACGCCGATAAGGTGGTCCTTACCGGTAAAAAGGCGGAACAAAAAGTCTACCATCGTTATTCAGGATACCCGGGTGGGCTGAAAACCATTTCATATTCCGACCTGATGGCTAAAAATCCGACGCGAATAATCACTATGGCTGTCAAGGGAATGCTGCCTAAGAATAAATTGGGTAAGGCAATGTTGACCAAACTCAAAGTTTATGCGGGAAGTGAGCATCCCCATCAAGGGCAGCAACCGCAGGCACTAAGTTGGTAA
- a CDS encoding aspartate carbamoyltransferase catalytic subunit has translation MEINKRDFLAIDDLSLLEIEAIFSLAAQMEETPSRYLSLCRNRIMASLFFEPSTRTRLSFETAMHRLGGEVITVSEAGTSSLAKGESLTDTARVIGSYADMIVVRHPWEGAARVFAEYAPVSVINAGDGGHQHPTQTLCDLYIIKKERGRIKGLNVALCGDLKNARAVHSLAYGLAMFGANIICAPGTTGLDMPPYVLTRLNREYGYVAISPALSDLKFLNKELDILYLIPGKAIQPSKGDELVEKIDVLYVTRVQKERFNTAVERPLSYPVVNKKTLAEAKFRETLVMHPLPRVDELSPEVDTDPRAIYFKQAASGVPVRMALIAFLLRAEEFFIKEGLPQKKKEILPGGEGRTCSNRNCVAFKERDFLSPKFEIISPEPLRLKCVYCEHLFPSTFCLT, from the coding sequence ATGGAGATCAACAAGCGGGACTTTCTGGCTATTGATGATTTATCCCTTCTGGAAATCGAAGCGATCTTTTCTTTGGCCGCTCAGATGGAGGAGACCCCCAGCCGATATCTATCCCTCTGTAGAAACCGAATTATGGCCTCTCTTTTTTTTGAACCAAGCACGCGGACGCGACTCTCCTTTGAGACAGCCATGCATCGGTTAGGCGGGGAGGTGATTACTGTCTCTGAGGCGGGCACTTCTTCTCTGGCTAAAGGAGAAAGTTTGACTGATACCGCCCGGGTCATTGGTTCTTATGCCGATATGATAGTGGTCAGGCATCCCTGGGAGGGGGCGGCCAGGGTATTTGCTGAATATGCCCCTGTGTCGGTCATAAACGCCGGTGATGGAGGACACCAGCATCCGACTCAGACCTTGTGCGATCTATATATCATAAAAAAAGAAAGAGGCCGAATTAAAGGACTCAACGTGGCCCTCTGCGGAGACCTTAAAAATGCGAGGGCCGTTCATTCTTTGGCTTATGGCCTGGCCATGTTTGGCGCTAATATCATTTGTGCCCCTGGAACCACTGGCCTGGATATGCCCCCCTACGTCCTCACCAGACTAAATAGAGAATATGGCTATGTAGCCATCTCACCCGCTCTATCTGACCTAAAATTTCTCAATAAGGAATTAGATATTCTCTATTTGATTCCCGGTAAAGCTATTCAACCCTCAAAAGGAGATGAGTTGGTGGAGAAGATTGATGTCCTTTATGTTACCAGGGTTCAGAAGGAGAGATTTAATACCGCCGTGGAAAGGCCGTTATCCTATCCGGTGGTAAATAAAAAAACCCTGGCCGAGGCCAAATTCAGGGAGACATTGGTCATGCATCCCCTTCCCCGGGTAGATGAACTTTCTCCTGAAGTAGATACTGATCCTCGAGCCATCTATTTTAAACAAGCGGCCAGTGGGGTGCCTGTTCGAATGGCCTTAATTGCTTTTCTATTGAGAGCCGAAGAGTTTTTCATAAAAGAAGGTCTGCCTCAGAAAAAGAAGGAGATACTGCCAGGCGGAGAGGGCCGAACTTGTTCTAACCGGAATTGTGTAGCTTTCAAGGAGAGAGACTTCCTTTCCCCCAAATTTGAGATAATATCTCCAGAACCGCTCAGATTAAAATGTGTCTATTGTGAACATCTGTTCCCCTCAACTTTTTGCTTGACGTAA
- a CDS encoding DUF5618 family protein — protein MKKAIEKKEEPEELFTEAKRYFKNAKETLSKTEIEYGRYKDKKYVKEASAMAYLSALSAIDGYLLSTGIAKDKLPTSIEEYTKSIKKIPHDGKLRAALNTAYENLHILGYYRGGVDIDMIKSGFQKAKLIIDTLSKGVKNGCNRSPQRHGE, from the coding sequence ATGAAGAAGGCTATAGAAAAAAAGGAAGAGCCAGAGGAATTATTTACAGAGGCGAAGAGGTATTTTAAGAATGCCAAAGAAACATTGTCAAAGACAGAGATAGAGTATGGTAGGTATAAGGACAAAAAATATGTTAAAGAAGCATCTGCAATGGCTTATTTATCTGCTCTTTCTGCAATCGATGGCTATCTACTTTCAACTGGGATCGCTAAAGATAAACTTCCAACATCCATTGAAGAATACACAAAGTCAATAAAAAAGATACCCCATGATGGTAAACTTAGGGCGGCATTAAATACTGCTTATGAAAACCTTCATATCTTAGGCTATTACCGCGGTGGGGTGGATATTGATATGATAAAATCAGGCTTCCAAAAGGCAAAACTTATTATTGACACCTTATCAAAAGGGGTAAAAAATGGCTGTAATCGTTCACCACAGAGACACGGAGAATGA
- a CDS encoding DUF433 domain-containing protein encodes MRGIASPGDEPIKSTEVCKVPMLIETRYEHIVLDQAQVPTIAGTTMKVIELVLAHLAYGWSPDELHFQFPHLTLGQIYSTLAYYWDHRAELDEDIERRLESVDRLRYSVGESPLTARSSRRHLRSSAAAEALRHGIARVLVSANSERNRSPQRHGE; translated from the coding sequence GTGAGGGGGATTGCTTCTCCAGGAGACGAACCCATCAAATCAACAGAAGTCTGTAAGGTTCCCATGCTTATCGAAACTCGCTATGAGCATATTGTGCTCGATCAAGCCCAGGTTCCCACAATTGCTGGCACGACCATGAAAGTGATTGAACTTGTCTTGGCCCATCTTGCTTATGGTTGGAGTCCAGACGAGTTACACTTTCAGTTTCCCCATTTGACTTTGGGACAGATTTACTCTACTTTGGCTTACTACTGGGATCATCGGGCAGAATTGGACGAAGATATTGAACGGCGACTGGAGTCAGTTGATAGACTTAGATATTCGGTTGGGGAATCGCCGCTCACCGCCCGTTCCAGTCGACGCCACCTCCGCTCCAGCGCCGCGGCTGAAGCCCTCCGGCATGGGATTGCCCGGGTTTTGGTATCCGCTAATTCTGAACGTAATCGTTCACCACAGAGACACGGAGAATGA
- the rpsI gene encoding 30S ribosomal protein S9, giving the protein MTQEYYGTGRRKESTARVKLIAGTGKIMVNGRVMTNYFARPALTNLVKQPLVTTSTLDKFDVVAWIKGGGISGQAGALRHGIARALVAANSELRSILRQGGFLTRDSRMHERKKYGQPGRRKRYQFSKR; this is encoded by the coding sequence ATGACGCAAGAATATTATGGCACGGGGAGAAGAAAAGAATCTACTGCCAGGGTAAAACTGATAGCCGGGACGGGTAAGATAATGGTTAATGGAAGGGTTATGACTAACTATTTTGCTCGTCCTGCCTTAACTAACTTAGTCAAACAACCCTTGGTGACTACCTCCACCCTGGATAAATTTGATGTAGTCGCCTGGATAAAGGGAGGAGGAATATCTGGCCAGGCTGGAGCCCTCCGGCATGGGATTGCCCGGGCTTTGGTAGCCGCTAACTCTGAACTTCGTTCTATCCTTAGGCAAGGCGGCTTTCTTACCAGGGATTCGCGAATGCACGAAAGAAAGAAGTACGGTCAGCCTGGACGGAGGAAAAGATACCAATTCTCCAAGCGGTAA